A stretch of Lactuca sativa cultivar Salinas chromosome 6, Lsat_Salinas_v11, whole genome shotgun sequence DNA encodes these proteins:
- the LOC111897696 gene encoding vacuolar fusion protein MON1 homolog, with amino-acid sequence MTCVDSVFDELVPGEGAQFTRYGNEHKLAGFSATLQAIISFVEDGGDRIHLIRAGKHKVAFLVKGPIYLVCISCTEEPYESLRSQLELLYGQMVLILTESVSRYFEKNPKFDMTPLLGGTDVVFSSLFHSFRNPASFLHAYTYLPLPCATRQAVAAILQDVSDSGVIYSMLMSKYKVVSLVGAQKAQLHPDDMLLLANFVMASESFRTSESFSPICLPRHNAMPFLHAYVHYFDDDTYLVLLTSNSDAFFHLKDCRSHCKVGKAYEAVQECEELKKKCLYL; translated from the exons ATGACTTGTGTTGATTCAGTTTTTGATGAATTGGTTCCGGGTGAAGG AGCTCAGTTCACAAGATATGGAAATGAACACAAGCTAGCAGGATTTTCAGCAACTCTACAAGCCATTATTTCCTTTGTTGAAGATGG GGGCGACCGAATTCATTTGATTAGGGCAGGAAAACACAAG GTGGCTTTTCTTGTAAAAGGACCAATTTATTTAGTTTGCATAAGTTGTACAGAAGAGCCTTATGAGTCATTACGTAGTCAACTGGAACTTCTTTATGGCCAG ATGGTGCTTATACTCACAGAGTCTGTAAGTAGATATTTTGAGAAGAATCCAAAGTTTGATATGACGCCTTTACTTGGAGGAACAGATGTTGTTTTCTCTTCCCTCTTCCACTCTTTTAG GAACCCTGCCTCTTTTCTTCATGCATACACCTATCTTCCCCTTCCTTGTGCAACAAGGCAAGCTGTTGCTGCTATCTTGCAAGATGTTTCTGATTCAGGCGTCATCTATTCAATGCTCATGAGTAAATACaag GTTGTGAGTCTTGTAGGTGCACAGAAAGCACAACTCCATCCTGATGACATGCTGCTTCTTGCTAATTTTGTCATGGCATCTGAATCTTTTAG GACATCTGAGTCATTCTCCCCCATATGTTTACCAAGACACAATGCCATGCCCTTTCTACATGCTTATGTTCATTATTTTGAT GATGATACATACCTGGTGTTGCTAACATCTAATTCTGATGCCTTCTTTCATCTAAAAGATTGTcg GTCACACTGTAAG GTTGGTAAAGCTTATGAGGCAGTGCAAGAATGTGAAGAACTAAAGAAGAAATGTTTGTATTTGTGA